In the genome of Acidimicrobiales bacterium, the window GCCGACTCATAGACGTGCAGCACGTCCTCGGCCCAGTCCGCCGCCAGCAGCACCACCTGCCGGCGGGGCAGGGTCAGCAGGGCGTCCCGGTTGGCGGCCCACACCGAGCCGGGGGTGAAGGCGTCCATCACAGATCCTCCAGGGTGACGCGGTAGGGCAGTCTGGCCTGATATTCCCGCGGCAGCGAGTCGAGCAGGGCCGCCCGCCACCGCAGCGCGTACCGCAGGCAGTTGGCGCAGGTCGCGTGCCGGCAGCCGGGCAGGGGCGGCGACCGCCGGGCGGCGAACGACCACGCCATGCTATCGGCACTAACCAGCCACCGCCCGGCCCGCCGCAGCCCGCCGGCCTTTACCCCGAATCCGTGCAGCCGCAGGCCGAGCGAGTGCAGGGCGTGGACGATCTCGGCCACCTCGGCGGTGTCCTGCCGCCGGCAGACGCTGCCCAGCCCGACCAGCGGCAGCGTCCGCAGGTCCACGCCCCGCTCGCCGTACAGGTCCACGCACCGCAGGTAGTCGGCGATCGACCACCCCTGGACCACCGGCAGCCAAGGCAGGTCGGGGGCCAACTGGCGAAGCAGCAGGTAGTTGGCGACCGTCTGCCGCTGGTGCTCGGCGACGGTGAACCCGGTCTTGGCCAGGATCGCCGGCTCGCACATCCAGTCCTGTGCCGCCGCCCAGGCCATCTTGCCCACCCCGGCGGACCAACGGCGGACCTCGGTGCTGTAGGTCATGGCGTCCGTCCGCCACGTCCCGTACCGCGACAACTCGGTGAAGCCGCCCGAGTCCAGCGCCCACGTCCCCGCCGCCGCCGGCAGCCGCTTGCGGCGCCGCAGCCGCCGGGCCGAGACGAACAGCGGGACCGGGGTGCGCGCCACCCAGGCCGGCTCGTGGACCCCCAGAAAGAATAGCACGTCACAGATCCTCCAGGGTTACGACCGTCCGGTCCTCCCGCCCGCGCACCGCCGTCGGGGTGCCCAGCTCGCACCACTCGCCCGAGTCGTCGATGAGCAGCCCGCAGGCGACCAGCGCGTCGAGCAGACTCTTCAAGGCGGCGTCCGGGTCGGGCGGGGTGCCCCGCGCCTCGACCCGCACCGTCACCCGCCGCCGGCCCTGCGCCCTCGGCACCCCCAGGGCCAGGGCGTAGGCGGCCACCAGGTCGCGGTCACGGCGCTTGAGCCGCGACCGCGTCCCCCAGTGGCAGCCGAGCAGCCGGTTGAGGCTGACCGGCCGCCAGTCGGGGATGGTCAGCGTGTGCATGGCCATCACGCCTCCCCGTTGATTGCACCCATGATCAGCCGGCCGACCCATTCGGCGCAGGCGGGATCGACGGCGTTGCCGAGTCCCCGCAGTCGGTCCACGAGGGCGGGAACCTCAGCACGGCCTCGACATACTCGGGGTGCGGGTAGACCGTCCGTCCGTCCGCCCCGCACCTCACGGCCAGGTGTTCCGCCAGCGACCCCACCCGGCACCCCTGCCCCGTCGATCCCCGCCAGTCCGACGCGATCGGCGTCGGGACGGTGCCCGAGCAGCCACACCCGGTCCCGGCGGGTGAAGCCGCCAAGGCAACAGGACCGGAGTCGGAAGGGCACCACGGCGTAGCCCAGTCGCTCCAGCTCGGCCCGCATCCGCTGCCAGGGCCAGACGGCCCCGTCCCTGGAGGGGTAGGGGTTTTCGCGGAGGACAAGAGGCGGATGAACCGCCTCAACAACGCGGACGAGGTGACGGCCGAGATCCTCGACGGGTCGGCTGTGGGGGGCGCCCGCCTTCGAGTTGCCCTGGCAGGGGTCGCCCCCGGCGACGAGGTCCACCCCGGAAAGACGCCCTGGGTCCAGCGTGCGGACATCCTCGTACCTCTCGACGTGCGGCCAGTGTCTTCCCAGCACCCGCCGGCAATAGGGGTCGATTTCCACCTGCCAGAGGCACCGCAGCCCGGCCCGCTCCAGCCCGAGGTCCAGCCCGCCGATGCCGCTGAACAGGCTGCCGAATGTTACGGCCATCACGCCTCCCCGTCGTCGTCGGTGACCGCCACGCCGGCCAGGCACGCCGCCGCCCGCAGCCGGGCGTTCTCGGCCTCCAGCGAGGCCACCTGCTCCCGCAGCCGGTCCCACGCCTCGCCGCTCAACAGCTCCTGCTTCTCGCAGGCCAGCGCCTGGCACTGGTAACTCAGCGCCGACAGCCGGTCCACCGTCGCGAGGTGGAGCGCCGCCAGCCGCCGGGCCAGCTGCAGCCCGGTCAGGTGCTCGGCCTCCCACTCGCCCATCTGCAGCGCGGCCAGCAGCACGCCGCGCACGTCGCTCGCCTCGTCCATCACCGCACCCCCTCCCGTATGGTGTTCGCAATTCTCCCCCGGCCGGCGTCGGCCGGCCGCGGCTCCAGGTAGCGGACCGGCTTGCCGGCCGCCTCGGCGTACGCCACCTCCCGGGCGGTCGACTCGCCGACGTAGCCGCCGACGTTGAGCACCAGCACCTCGTCGGCCATGTCGATCTTGCGCAAGTGCAGCCGGTCCAGCATGGCCTTGGCCGGGGACCCCTGGTCGAACACCACGCCGGCGCCGGAACAGCGGGCGCAGTCGCCCCAGTGGCCGCCCTCGCACCAGCCGCGTTGCCCCTTGCAGACCGGGCACTCGCCCGCGAGCGCCGGGTCGCTGTGGCCGAACAGCCCGACCGACAGGACGACCCTCCCGGCCAGCGTCTCCTCCCTGCTCGCCGCGGCGAAGGCGTCCTTGAACCGCGTCGAGCCGCACAGGCACACCACGGTCGG includes:
- a CDS encoding DNA cytosine methyltransferase, with the protein product MAVTFGSLFSGIGGLDLGLERAGLRCLWQVEIDPYCRRVLGRHWPHVERYEDVRTLDPGRLSGVDLVAGGDPCQGNSKAGAPHSRPVEDLGRHLVRVVEAVHPPLVLRENPYPSRDGAVWPWQRMRAELERLGYAVVPFRLRSCCLGGFTRRDRVWLLGHRPDADRVGLAGIDGAGVPGGVAGGTPGREVRGGRTDGLPAPRVCRGRAEVPALVDRLRGLGNAVDPACAEWVGRLIMGAINGEA